DNA sequence from the Salvelinus fontinalis isolate EN_2023a chromosome 33, ASM2944872v1, whole genome shotgun sequence genome:
CCATTCTCGGTTAAACCAGTCAAACCCAGGTTTTCCACCATATCCATAACTACGTCATGTCAATGCTGTGTTAAGTGTGTGAAGCACACACAAACGGTCATGGCTGTTATGACATGTATATGACAGCATTATAGAGGCCTTGATGATGGAGGAGCCGTTCCAATAGAACTGCAACATGAGGTACTCACACGAGCCAGTCGACGGCGAGGATGAGGGAGATGTCGTTGGTGGGCAGTCCCACTGCCTCCAGGATGATGGCCAGCGTCAGCACGCCCCCAGCGGGGATCCCTGCTGCTCCCACACTGGACGCCGTggctgtcactctgacagaggggggggggggggcacggggAGAATTAGTCACTCAAGAGCACAGCGTTTCCTAAAACCTCGCCTAGCAAGTTTGACCCGAGCTTTATACAGGTCTGTTttgtacgtgtatgtgtgtgtgtgtatactgtagctactacattTGAATTTGCTCCGCTTTACTCGACACAACTTCTCCTCTGAATCGGACTGGATTGAATCGAATCAAACTGACTAGAGAGAGCGGGACTCACAGGATGGTGAAGACTTGGATGAAGTTGAGCGGGATGTTGTTGAGCTGAGCGATGAAGACGGCCGCCACACACTGGAAGAGCGCTGCACCGTCCATGTTCACCGTGGCCCCGATGGGCAGGATGAAACGACTGATGTGCTTGGACACGCCGTTGTTCTCCTCCACGCACTTCATCATCAGGGGCAGGGTggcagagctgagagagagagagggagtgtgtgagggGCTAGCTGTAAATTAACTGGTAACATGTTGTTACATAGCATTGGAATAATTATATTTGAACTGCAGAGTAATGGAGTTGAGCGTTTTTTGCACGGTATAAGAGCAACACTGATATAAGAGTAATTAAGGCTTACCATCCTCTCTAGTACTGTCATCTAGTGACTACAACCGTACCTGGAGCTGGTCCCAAAGCTTGTGGCCAGAGCGGTGAAGATGCCCCACAGGAAGGTGTAGGGGTTCTTGCGGGTGATGATAAAGTAGATGCCCGGCAGGACCAGCAGGCCGTGGACGGCGTGGCCAACGATACAACAGGCGATGTACTTGCCCAGGCTGGCAAACAGCGTGCCCACATCCTCCATCTCCACGATCTTCCCTGCTACCAAGAACATGATTCCAAGGGGGGCAtacctggagagagggagaggagtgttaCCATTGTGAATTTGTAAAGACGCAAATACAATAAAAGTACGAAAatggtcatttaaaaaaaatatgcatCAATATTACCACATGTGATGCTAGTACCAATACAACAGTTACGTTGGGCCTTTGAAAAACACAATTGAAATAACATATTATTCTAACAATTACGAGTTGACGTGAAGGATAACAAACGCGGGGTGGCAAAACTCATATCACGCATGCATCCTCTCCCACATCTATTCCCGACAGTGCTGTTGGGGAAAGGACTCCCTTACCACATGATCCAGGACACCAGCACCATGGTGGCCTCGTTGAAGGAGTTGAAGAACTTGATGAggatctctccctcctctcccagctTCCTCAGGGCTACACCAAACACTATGGCAAACACCACCAGTCCTAGGATGTTCATACCGTCCTGGTCCGTGCCAACGGGAACCTAGACACACGCAATATCTCAGGTCAACGTGAGTGATGCATTTTAGACGCGTTCAAACTGTCAACAGCCATAGGTATTAGAACGTCAAATGTGACATCCTATATAGATTTCCAACTCATTTTGGCATTTAAGTCTACTCGCCTTCTCAACTGTGATGTTGGGCAAGCCATTAGTGCCATTCTTGGTCACAAACTTGTAGCTGGTAGCGTACTGCAGACAGAGGAAAATATTTCATTAGTACACTGATGAAAGACATGTTctgtttaactaattatgtggaTTCCAAAAAAGCCTTAAAAAAGGAATAATCCACACACATCCGTATTTGTTTAATTAGTCCACTGTTAATGCAGTCCCGACATGTTTCGCATGTCCGCCATCAAGTTGTCAAGATATAGGACTTTCAAAATGCAAATTGTAACTTGCCACGTCATCATGATGATGCGTTTAGTGGTAAATTACAATTTGCTTTTTTAAAGTTCTAGATCGTGAAAACTTGATtgttgggactgtatcaacagtggactaatggggggggggggggataccaaaagatagtttgaGTGGATTATTCCTTTAAGTCTCGGTTTCGCTCAGCCTCGCTCGTTCTATTATACGTGTGGTACAAGAAGATACTCACAGACTGAAAGGCAGCAGACACCAAGTTGGAGGGGAAGATGTTTCTggaagagagagcaaaagacaCATTCAGTACACTACACGGGAACAGTGACCCTAATGATGATCAGAAACCACAGCTAGAAACCAAAATGTCGGGGATTACAGGAAGTGAAGTATTCAGTCATTTCAGCGACGAGGGACACAGGTGCTAGTGCAGGTGTGTGACAGCCAGGGCTAAAATGTACTTTGTTTTCTGGTGAGTAACAGTATACATGCAGCCCTGTGCCCTTTAGTGTGCTACAAGGGGTAGAAGTTACCATGGGACATTCACCTACAGTCAGTTGAGTTTTCCCCCTTAAATGGTTACAGCTTGAATTCTTACTTGAAACCATAACTAAGCTTTCTTCGCACCTCTGTTTCACCAAAAAGCTATGGGATGGGGCTGAAGAAATGTATCCACTCAAATGcatacagagctatggatgcaagaactGACCCGTTTTAACCATGCTTTGATGCTATtcagtgtttgtttatatttatgtTGTAAAATAAGCttatatattttgggttctgatggggtccaACTAAACGCATGCGGAATTTATAAATTACATTCTTCAATAATcaacgggtgtgtgtgtgtgtgtgcatataaaTACATTTATCATCATTCCAAAAATGGAATTTGGGAAAGGTAAACTGATCCTAGGTCTGTGACTAAAAGTTAACAGCCCACGGGATACAACCACTAACTGAACTCCTCGTTCTAACTTCTAAGCGATCTTTCCAGGGTTCCTTTATGCCAACTCGATGCCTATAACCTTGGGCACCAACGCCTCACGAGGGAGCCAACCACGAGTGTTGTCATGTGGAAATAGCGGGGAGCATTTCAGTGTTTTAATCCTCCAACTGCCCCCAAAACAGTTGCTGCTGGGATTACAGGTCCAAACCAAGACCTGCCAAGAGGGGTGGGCAGATTACAGCTCTACAATACAGTACACACCTCAGTGGAGTTGCTGTACCACCCCTCAAAGCCACATATTGGCAAACATAGTGGGCAACTCTCCTCAGAACACTAAGCCACCTCCACCCTTCCCTTTTAGTCAACCTCCATATGGATTTAGACTAATGAGGGATTAACTTCTTTCATGTTTTTATCCTGTATCTCTTTCTGACCTGGACACAGGCGGGCGGGACAGGAAACAATGCATTGTGGGATTAAACGGTCGCACCATGTGACCGAGGATAGAATAACTCGAGATAGAAGTTGCCCTGTAACCACATTTCTAGGAAGGTGTCCTGTATCAGTAACAAACGCTgtcaattcaaaaaaaaaatatccatGCGTTGTTGCAGGACTTGCTCAAACAGGTAAAGGAAATGCCCTCTAGAACCCTctgtcgctctggatgggagtgaAGGTTCCGCGGTAACAGGAAGCAAAGACGTTAACGTGGCTGTCAGATTTCCCCTCGACGCCCCGAGCAGCACAACCGTCTGCCCGCCCAAAACTCACATCTCTGTTTAGATTTAGTGACCGGCTGACTCCACCTACCCCCTCCATTTCCCTATTTATACTTCCCGTTATGCCGTGTCATGACAACCCAATGCCACCACAGCCATTAGAGCTAAATTAACATAGCCACGGCTAGACGGAAGAACATTGGGTGATGGTTGGAATAGACAGACGGGAAAAAGAGAACAGGGCTGCAGGTGTAGGCCTAATACACCCACCCTGACGCGGACAGACACACCctaaaaacaaaacacattcgGTGTGGCAGCCGTATCTATGCCAAAGACCCAAGGAAGGCTTCTCTCGTTTCAGACATTGTGCATCTCCAGTCCTGACATTCTCTGCATTCTTATTTAGTAAGTCACTGCCTTGTTCCTTCCCTACCCCAGTCCTACAGAGATCCCTAATTGACGCGCTCCCTCCTCTCAAAGCGAGACTCTGTCCATGAACACTAAACTACTCTGAATGTGCAACAGCACTCATTTAAAACATTAACCCAGCTCTGTCGGGGTCCACTTTTGGAATGCGATGAGCGCAGACGCCATCCGTCTTCATGTCATATTCCTGCAAAAGTTCTGCAGTTGACATTTTGCCATCAATGCTGTGTACACACTTGCGTAACAGCAAGTTGATACTGTATTTGCATATCGGTGTTTAGATTTACATTCCCGCAGGGTTCGAGTAATGAGCAACGGGTCACAACGACACAGCGTGCCTGATCTTCTGGGTACACGTGGAGCACGGTGATGGGTGTGTCGTGTTTACACCCTGCTGGGTGGCGTAGACCTCAGCAATTCAGCGCTGTTGACATGTCGCTTTTATGGCCACCCGAGACCGCCTCTACCTCGTCAAACCGGATCTGCGACTGCGTGTGTAACGTGGCAACCATTACGGCGGCACCTTATTTGCATACCAGTGTGAAAACACACCCCATCCTGGCCCTCTCTAGACCTATAAGAACCCATGGGTCCCTCCTGGCTGTGCGTGGCTAACTGACGCAGATGGTAGACACCCTCTCAGTCACTCCTGAAATACTGTTCAGGGAGGTGAGCTAAATGccacagagacagcgagagaacgCATGtcacaggtggggggggggggggggggggggggggggggggcggcagaCAAGTGAGGATGGCTGATGCAACATGCCTGATACCTTACCTCCACCTTTCTTTGTTCGGAAGCGTTATAAATTGATCCCCATTCAAATCCCAATGAATAGTACTACTGCCCTTCTCTCTGGCTCTTAATGCCGTCTACACATGAACCGCTACGGTCCGTCGTCCTGTATGTTTGTCTCGGTGTTTAGCCTCAGGGTTAGACTAATAAGTACAACACCGCCTGCATAGGGGCACCTGTGAACGAAGCATTGAACTGACAAGTGGGAAAGCAAACAGATGATAGCCAGATGGAGataagcagtggaggctgctgaggggaggacggctcataataacggccggaacggagcaaatggaatggcatcaaaacacatggaaaccatgtgtgatGTATTTGACACCATTGCACTAATATTGCTCTAgctattaccacaagcccgtcctaccaaattaaggtgccaccaacctcctgtggagaTAAGATAAGGTAAGCAAAgtacaacaggaagtggtgagTGAGGCGAGGTGAGTGAGGCGTTATCGTACCCGGTCGGGAAATTTGATGCCTTGTTCCTCTTCAAACCTCAGGACCGGTTTAAGCTGGTACGTTATTGAGGTCATTTGTAACTATGAGAACCGGCCACAACTTTTTGTGATATTGTGTTAGTATGTACGCGAGAGAACGGAGGAGTgcgagaggagggagtgaaagacaGTGTGTGCGAGCGTGCATGCTTTAAAGGGCTCCTCGTTTCCCCCATGGTGAACCGCTCCTCGGCCCGGCTCTGCTTGTTGCCAAAACGGGAACCCGACAGAGAGTGGTCACATATTATGCAAGAGCGAGTTATGTCATAATGACAACTATAGGTAAAGGAATTACAATCCCATTTATAGAAGGATTATAAATTAACAATATTCATTGCCCCAATACCCCCACCCGTGTAATCTGGCTTTAACGGTTTTCCTGGACTCGGACCTAGGGATCTGGACTAGATGGAGGCTGATCACAATGAATGTTGAGGTTTAGAGGTCCCACACAATGCTGGACCAGGAGGAACAGAGCAACTGACTGAAAATAAAAAGGGAAAAAAAGAGCGTGTCATTTATAAACGATTTAAAGGTTGAGTATGAGGCTGTGTTTTTGGCTGCTTCCATCTGCCAGGGCAAAATAGTAAATCTGCTTTGCAAGCGAATTGTTTTACAAGAAATTGCTTGTGGAAACTGGCATCAACCCATACTAGGCTACATCAAGGTGTCTGGCTGCATGGTTTTAATTTAGAGACACTACACATGCTTCTCTTTATGAACCCAAAGCAACAGACATAGGCCTAATTAAGGTTGCGTGAAGAATGGGCCTCCAAATGGATGCAAATAGCCCGAGTGGCTCTTTTTAAATGGTGAAAAGCCAAGAGAGCTTCTCTGTAGATTGAGCGTGGTCTAGTCACGTTTCTAATCCTACTGAAAACACAGGGTCCTTTAAATTCAGTTCAAGCTCGGGAGAATAGGCCATTCTTTCTTATCCCATTGTTGCATAACATGTGATCGGCTAAATGATTGGCAAGATGTTTCGGTTTTAAAACGCCTAACTAATCTAGCTTAATGACCTGATCTAGGACAGAGcggcagggggggggggtcacatggTTTGTTAGCTTCTTGTGGCAAAAGGACTGCTCATTGCATTGTGCTCGAGAGCCTTTTGGGGCACCAAAGCAGTAGAAGTGTACATTGTAATAAAACTAGACTACACAACCATAATAATGCTAATCATTTTGCCC
Encoded proteins:
- the LOC129832377 gene encoding neutral amino acid transporter B(0)-like, whose translation is MAEKINMEWKASNGEAHQDELVANGFVHKKCSKETTTEKIKRLVMANFLVILTVAGVIIGVFIGLGVRHMELSRTQILYVGFPGELLIRLLKMIIIPLVVCSLVSGAASIDPKALGKLGGWAMLFFLVTTLIASAIGVIMAFIISPGSNTGSKPILLDDGKLPPTKEVVDSFLDLIRNIFPSNLVSAAFQSYATSYKFVTKNGTNGLPNITVEKVPVGTDQDGMNILGLVVFAIVFGVALRKLGEEGEILIKFFNSFNEATMVLVSWIMWYAPLGIMFLVAGKIVEMEDVGTLFASLGKYIACCIVGHAVHGLLVLPGIYFIITRKNPYTFLWGIFTALATSFGTSSSSATLPLMMKCVEENNGVSKHISRFILPIGATVNMDGAALFQCVAAVFIAQLNNIPLNFIQVFTILVTATASSVGAAGIPAGGVLTLAIILEAVGLPTNDISLILAVDWLVDRTCTVLNVEGDAFGAGLLQWYVDRSAKPEEELNEVKMEDGTPAVPEHSPLIGEKESRGAVDEKAAARGSAKESVM